The Pseudomonadota bacterium genome segment CAATACAAGCAACCATAAGTTTTGTTACACTTGCCGGCGCCCTTTTTGCGTTGGCATTTTCACCTTCAATTACCTTGCCGTTGCCTGCATCAACGACAATATATGCTTTGTAAGGGTCTTCTTTTCCTGCCTGTATCTTTGCTCCGGATGCTTTAGTGCCTTTTATAGCTTTTTTATGGGAAGCGGGCTTTCCATACGCCATGTTTGTACAGAGTAAAAGTGCAAGTACGACAACTATCCATCTTTTCATTATTTAGTCTTCTCCATAAACATTTTTATCAGATCAATCGGCAGCGGGAAAATTATTGTAGAATTTTTTTCCGTTGAAATTTCAATCAAGGTTTGCATATAGCGCAACTGCAATGCCATAGGATTTTGCGAGAGTATTTCAGATGCTTCGGAAAGTTTTGTAGCTGCCTGATATTCGCCTTCAGCGCCGATGATTTTTGCTCTTCTCTCACGCTCTGCCTCAGCCTGCCGTGCTATTGCGCGCTGCATTTCCTGCGGCAGGTCTACATTTTTGACTTCCACATTCGATACCTTGATACCCCAGGATTCAGTATGTGTATCCAGTATCTCCTGCAATCTCTCATTGATCTTTTCTCTGTGTGCCAACAGGTCATCAAGTTCGGCCTGACCCAGTACGCTCCTTAAGGTTGTCTGGGAAAGCTGGCTTGTTGCATAGAGATAATTCTCTACATCTATAATTGCCTTTAATGAATCTATAACCCTGAAGTAGACAACTGCATTTACCTTTATCGATACATTATCACGCGTAATGACATCCTGCGGAGGAATATCCAGAACAACGGTCCTCAGACTTACCTTTACCATTCTGTCTATTATAGGAATAAGGATTATGAGCCCTGGACCTTTTGGAGTGCCCAGTACCCGTCCGAGTCTGAATATTACACCTCTCTCGTACTCATTTAAAACCTTAATTGCACTGATAAGGAAAAAAATTATCATAACTCCAACAAAAACAAAAACAGGTAATGTCATTTTACCCTCCCTTTTTCTTAACTATGAGCAAAAGCCCTTCAATGTTTGTCACAATAACCTGCTCTCCTTGTGCGATCAGCTCTTCACTTTTTGCGTTCCAGAGTTCTCCATGGAGAAAAACCTTCCCCTCTTTAAATACATCTGTTTTTGCAATGCCAAACTCCCCGAGAAGTCCTTCGCCGCCGGTTTTAACCTTTAAAAGCTGAGCCCTTACGGCATACGATAACACACCGAAAAAAAATATGCCAGACAGTATTGCTACAGTAAGTATACTTTTCCAGGATATGGAGAGCGTGCTTTCAGGAAGATCAACAAGCATTACCGAACCTATGACAATTGATATAATTCCGGCAACGCCGAGTAAGCCGTGACTTATTATCTTAAGCTCCATAATAAAGAAGACTATCCCGAGTATGATAAGGAATACTCCGGCAAAAGTTATCGGTATTGTCTGAAACGCATAAAGGGCAAGTATAATGGAAATTCCGCCCACCACTCCGGGGAATATAGCGCCCGGACTGTAAATTTCAAAGAGTATCCCGTAAATACCGAGCATCATTAGCAGGTATGCCACATTCGGGTCGCTGAGATATGACAGAAACTTATACTTGAAAGGCATATCGATCTCAACTTTATTCTTACCTTTCAATTTAAGTGTCACTTTGCCCTTTTTTGTCTCCACCGTCTTTCCATCTGCCTGCTTCAGAAGATC includes the following:
- a CDS encoding slipin family protein, whose protein sequence is MTLPVFVFVGVMIIFFLISAIKVLNEYERGVIFRLGRVLGTPKGPGLIILIPIIDRMVKVSLRTVVLDIPPQDVITRDNVSIKVNAVVYFRVIDSLKAIIDVENYLYATSQLSQTTLRSVLGQAELDDLLAHREKINERLQEILDTHTESWGIKVSNVEVKNVDLPQEMQRAIARQAEAERERRAKIIGAEGEYQAATKLSEASEILSQNPMALQLRYMQTLIEISTEKNSTIIFPLPIDLIKMFMEKTK
- a CDS encoding nodulation protein NfeD, whose translation is MKLSLKLFTIHYSLFTILFLVAAISFFASNTYANEIYTIRIQGAINPPVAGFIAESVAKAEKEGGESLIILLDTPGGLDTSMRDIIKNIMDASIPVIVYVYPSGARAASAGCIILLASHIAAMAPGTNVGAAHPVTIGKDKVDKDMMKKVVKDAEAYVRSIADKRGRNVEWSAKAVSQSASITAKDALEKNVIDIVAQNLDDLLKQADGKTVETKKGKVTLKLKGKNKVEIDMPFKYKFLSYLSDPNVAYLLMMLGIYGILFEIYSPGAIFPGVVGGISIILALYAFQTIPITFAGVFLIILGIVFFIMELKIISHGLLGVAGIISIVIGSVMLVDLPESTLSISWKSILTVAILSGIFFFGVLSYAVRAQLLKVKTGGEGLLGEFGIAKTDVFKEGKVFLHGELWNAKSEELIAQGEQVIVTNIEGLLLIVKKKGG